A section of the Cutibacterium granulosum genome encodes:
- a CDS encoding ABC transporter substrate-binding protein, translated as MNVTKLALAIPAAVVSLSLALTGCTHASEESASDGGSDTSDNAKIIDAMDKDEDIAKMVPAKIANRGTLSSGMAANYAPAEFIDSDGSTIIGFDIDYLKAMSKLMGLELTTANTAFPSLLPALGTKYDLSASTFTITDERLTQVNMVSYFKAGFSMAVQKGNPQNVSPDDLCGHKVAVQTGTAQETDAQQKNKKCAADGKKPIDLLSYPSQADATTNVAGGKADVLFADSVITSYAISKNDALEALGGVTDASQFGVATAKNDDGLSKAVQAATQKLIDDGTMKKLLANWGNESGMIDKAELNPRSGSQS; from the coding sequence ATGAACGTCACAAAGCTCGCACTGGCCATTCCCGCCGCCGTTGTCTCCCTGTCCCTAGCCCTCACCGGATGCACCCATGCCTCCGAGGAGAGCGCATCTGATGGCGGTTCGGACACCTCGGACAATGCCAAGATCATCGATGCAATGGACAAGGACGAAGACATCGCCAAAATGGTCCCGGCCAAGATCGCCAACCGTGGCACCCTGTCCAGCGGCATGGCCGCCAACTACGCCCCGGCTGAGTTCATCGATTCAGATGGCTCGACGATCATCGGCTTCGACATCGACTACCTCAAGGCCATGAGCAAACTCATGGGTCTCGAACTCACCACGGCCAACACGGCGTTCCCCAGCCTGCTGCCGGCACTGGGCACCAAGTACGACCTCTCCGCATCGACCTTCACCATCACCGATGAACGTCTCACACAGGTGAACATGGTGTCGTACTTCAAGGCTGGATTCTCGATGGCCGTCCAGAAGGGCAATCCTCAGAACGTCTCCCCCGACGACCTGTGCGGCCACAAGGTTGCCGTGCAGACCGGTACTGCCCAGGAGACCGACGCCCAGCAGAAGAACAAGAAATGCGCAGCCGACGGAAAGAAACCGATCGATCTGCTCTCCTACCCCAGCCAGGCAGACGCAACCACCAATGTCGCCGGAGGCAAGGCCGACGTCCTGTTCGCCGACTCGGTGATCACTTCCTACGCCATTTCGAAGAATGATGCCCTGGAGGCCCTGGGCGGGGTGACCGACGCCTCCCAGTTCGGTGTGGCCACGGCCAAGAATGACGACGGCCTGTCCAAGGCCGTGCAGGCTGCCACCCAGAAGCTCATCGACGACGGCACCATGAAGAAACTACTCGCCAACTGGGGCAATGAGTCCGGCATGATCGACAAGGCAGAGCTCAACCCCAGGAGTGGCTCGCAGAGCTGA